In one Petroclostridium xylanilyticum genomic region, the following are encoded:
- a CDS encoding fumarate hydratase yields the protein MREINANQVIETVEKLCIDANYYLNEDIKYGIQNFMESEKSPVGKDILNKLIENAEIAKEQNMPICQDTGMAVIFVEAGQDAHIVGGSLTDAINEGVRRGYEKGYLRKSVVKDPLDRVNTGDNTPAVIHYDIVPGDKIKIIAAPKGFGSENMSAVKMLKPSDGVKGVIDFVIQTVDQAGANPCPPIVVGVGIGGTMEKAAYLAKKALLRPINQRSHNEYYGSLEQELLEKINRLGIGPQGLGGTTTALAVNIETFPTHIAGLPVAVNISCHVARHAEAVL from the coding sequence ATGCGTGAAATCAATGCGAATCAAGTTATTGAAACAGTTGAAAAATTATGTATAGATGCAAACTATTATCTTAATGAGGATATTAAGTATGGAATTCAAAATTTTATGGAAAGTGAAAAATCACCGGTTGGAAAGGACATATTAAATAAGCTGATAGAAAATGCAGAAATTGCGAAAGAGCAGAATATGCCCATTTGCCAGGACACGGGGATGGCGGTTATCTTTGTAGAAGCTGGACAGGATGCCCATATCGTTGGAGGCAGTTTGACTGATGCAATTAATGAAGGTGTAAGAAGGGGATACGAAAAAGGCTATCTGCGGAAATCGGTGGTAAAAGATCCGTTGGACAGGGTAAATACAGGCGATAATACACCGGCTGTCATACATTATGACATTGTGCCGGGAGACAAAATTAAAATAATTGCAGCGCCTAAAGGCTTTGGCAGTGAGAATATGAGTGCAGTAAAAATGCTTAAGCCTTCAGATGGTGTAAAGGGTGTAATAGATTTTGTTATTCAAACGGTAGACCAGGCCGGAGCAAATCCATGTCCTCCCATAGTGGTAGGGGTTGGAATCGGGGGAACTATGGAGAAAGCGGCATATCTTGCCAAAAAAGCCCTCTTGCGGCCAATCAATCAAAGAAGCCATAATGAGTATTATGGAAGTCTCGAGCAGGAACTGCTGGAAAAGATAAACAGGCTTGGGATTGGACCGCAGGGATTGGGGGGGACAACCACGGCACTTGCAGTGAACATTGAAACTTTTCCTACCCATATTGCCGGCTTGCCGGTGGCCGTAAATATAAGCTGCCATGTGGCACGCCATGCTGAGGCAGTATTATGA
- a CDS encoding DUF4351 domain-containing protein has translation MQKKVTDKNYDLIFKLAAGVFKDRILEFLGIKCAQIERIFPTELPKIEANTMHTDFMFELKDSSLLHLEFQSDFIQDTLYRIFMYDARMIMQHKKPVKTVVIYSGKNEQLEQAFEMGAINYRIEIIHMKQYDGDIIYEQEVQKINDKFLNLNDYEEIWEEISMLNVIKFAEKKGIEKGIEKGIEQVIMMQLEQRIKNIPSDYRQKIERLGEEQLKKIALNIFNIEKAEDLDPYLNN, from the coding sequence ATGCAAAAGAAAGTAACGGATAAGAATTATGACTTGATATTCAAATTGGCGGCAGGTGTATTCAAGGACAGGATATTGGAATTTTTGGGAATAAAATGTGCACAAATAGAGAGAATATTCCCTACAGAACTTCCCAAGATAGAAGCAAATACCATGCATACCGATTTTATGTTTGAATTAAAGGACAGTAGTTTATTGCATCTGGAGTTTCAATCGGACTTTATACAAGACACACTTTATAGAATATTCATGTACGATGCTAGAATGATAATGCAGCATAAAAAGCCTGTCAAGACAGTGGTAATATACAGTGGCAAAAATGAGCAGCTGGAACAGGCTTTTGAGATGGGTGCAATCAATTATAGAATTGAAATAATACATATGAAGCAATATGATGGAGACATAATTTATGAACAGGAAGTACAAAAAATTAACGATAAGTTTTTAAACTTGAATGATTATGAAGAGATATGGGAGGAGATAAGCATGTTGAATGTAATAAAATTTGCGGAGAAAAAAGGGATAGAAAAAGGAATAGAAAAAGGAATAGAGCAAGTAATCATGATGCAACTGGAACAAAGAATTAAAAACATTCCATCGGATTACAGGCAGAAGATTGAGCGATTGGGTGAAGAACAGCTTAAAAAAATAGCACTGAATATATTTAATATTGAAAAAGCAGAAGACTTGGACCCATACTTAAATAACTAA
- a CDS encoding S-layer homology domain-containing protein, translated as MQIRTKKVLSCLTSAFVLVTSLLSGVAAVQAEAASSGVQAVVQPSDIKGHWAETQISSGVNRGLIKGYEDGTFKPENSITRAEFMAIVNRAFGYSEKAQISFSDVSANDWYAEEAAKAKAVGYITGYDDGTMKPNNQITRQEVAAIISRIMELEKVEDSNLLGRFSDAAQIAGWSKGYVGAVVKEGYMGGYPDGTCKPAKSITRAESIVMLDRVAGVLYNAAGTYGPEQGKETIEGNVTIASTDVTLRNTEIKGNLYLTEAIGDGEVALDNVAINGKTVIKGGGPNSIVVKDSELRITIVNTKTGKVRIVAKGSTKVGKIILNSGAKLEEEGLTEKGFGECVLSADIPEGEEVQFSGDFEQITVASPKINISILKGNVGKLEVAEQAKGAVISIAKEVTVSTLTLNAAVAVKGEGKIENAVIKAAGVTIEQKPVKVEVAEGISANVGGQEVGGTPAAGGGIVNDPVEPGSAEIISAAVKVGGITIAAEKVGENEFKATLPSNIKDEDKFTEFTINASKNAESLTVKSLIDGIPDKTVNFQNGKVDLKVSDLMGSLDKDGDGVSVGVIKFFTPLTVTGILVDTEGNETPVILQIE; from the coding sequence TTGCAAATAAGAACTAAGAAAGTTCTAAGCTGTTTAACCAGTGCATTTGTACTGGTTACAAGCCTGTTAAGCGGTGTGGCTGCTGTGCAGGCAGAAGCTGCCTCAAGCGGTGTACAAGCAGTTGTTCAGCCTTCAGACATAAAAGGACACTGGGCTGAGACACAGATTAGCAGTGGGGTTAACAGAGGGCTTATAAAAGGTTATGAAGATGGTACATTTAAACCTGAAAACAGTATTACCAGGGCAGAATTTATGGCGATTGTCAATAGGGCTTTTGGCTATAGTGAAAAAGCTCAAATAAGCTTTTCAGATGTCTCTGCCAATGATTGGTACGCTGAAGAAGCAGCAAAGGCAAAAGCAGTAGGGTACATAACAGGTTATGATGATGGAACAATGAAGCCAAACAATCAAATTACCCGTCAAGAAGTAGCTGCTATCATTTCCAGAATTATGGAACTTGAAAAAGTTGAGGATTCAAACCTATTGGGTAGATTTAGTGATGCAGCACAAATAGCCGGTTGGAGTAAAGGATATGTTGGTGCAGTAGTAAAAGAGGGCTACATGGGTGGATATCCTGACGGGACATGCAAACCGGCAAAGTCAATAACAAGAGCAGAATCCATTGTTATGTTAGACCGGGTTGCCGGTGTTTTATACAATGCGGCAGGAACCTACGGTCCGGAACAGGGTAAGGAAACCATTGAAGGAAATGTCACTATAGCCTCTACCGATGTTACACTACGTAACACCGAGATAAAAGGAAATTTATATTTGACAGAAGCTATTGGTGATGGAGAGGTAGCACTAGATAATGTTGCTATCAATGGAAAAACCGTTATAAAAGGCGGTGGACCTAACAGTATTGTTGTTAAAGACTCTGAACTGAGAATAACCATCGTTAATACAAAAACAGGAAAGGTAAGGATTGTAGCTAAAGGCAGCACAAAAGTAGGCAAGATTATACTAAACTCAGGAGCGAAGCTGGAAGAAGAAGGATTAACAGAGAAGGGATTTGGGGAATGTGTACTTTCAGCAGATATTCCTGAAGGTGAAGAAGTACAATTTTCAGGTGACTTTGAGCAAATTACGGTTGCTTCTCCAAAAATTAATATAAGTATATTAAAAGGTAATGTAGGTAAATTAGAAGTAGCCGAACAAGCAAAAGGTGCAGTAATTAGTATAGCTAAGGAAGTAACTGTATCCACGCTAACACTTAATGCTGCTGTAGCGGTTAAAGGTGAAGGAAAGATTGAAAACGCTGTGATAAAGGCAGCAGGGGTAACGATAGAGCAAAAACCTGTTAAAGTAGAAGTAGCAGAAGGTATATCAGCCAATGTAGGCGGCCAGGAAGTTGGAGGAACACCGGCTGCCGGTGGCGGTATTGTTAATGATCCTGTTGAGCCGGGGTCGGCGGAGATTATATCCGCTGCAGTAAAAGTTGGTGGTATAACTATAGCGGCTGAAAAAGTCGGAGAAAATGAATTTAAAGCTACATTACCGTCAAATATTAAAGACGAAGACAAGTTTACAGAATTTACTATAAATGCTTCTAAAAATGCCGAGAGTTTAACCGTTAAAAGTCTAATAGATGGGATTCCCGATAAAACTGTAAACTTTCAAAATGGTAAAGTTGATTTAAAGGTAAGTGACTTAATGGGATCTCTTGATAAAGATGGAGACGGGGTATCAGTTGGAGTAATAAAGTTTTTTACACCTTTGACTGTTACCGGAATTCTTGTAGATACAGAAGGTAATGAAACTCCGGTTATATTGCAAATAGAATAA
- a CDS encoding S-layer homology domain-containing protein, translated as MQTKLKKVLSCLTSAFVLVTSLLSGVAAVQAEAASSGVQAVVQPSDIKGHWAETQISSGVNRGLIKGYEDGTFKPENSITRAEFMAIVNRAFGYSEKAQISFSDVSANDWYAEEAAKAKAVEYITGYDDGSMKPNNKITRQEAAVMLSRVLKLDKAQNAAVLDVFNDKQNIAAWSKDAVAAVAENGYIKGYPDKTYKPGNPITRAEAVVMLDRAVGTLYNQAGTYGPEEGKQTIEGNVTVTGEITLRNMEIKGNLYLTEGIGQGNAALDNVVVQGTTLICGGGENSITVKDSQLKKVKLAKKDGKIRLETSGNTVVEQLLVFVKAKLDILGGSIGKLEIGDKAKDTVIQIDKAAMVDTITFNAPASVKGEGKIKNAVININGVTIQQQPDNVTIGDNLTAFINGKEVKGKQTDSSSGGSSGGSGGSSDGSGGSDTTSISITKINDVKIVSGTSKDITVTTNPDSATITATASDANIIGLSVNGSKITITAKKEGATTVTVTAQKSGYTNGTTTFNVEVVKSMLPASHTLPDVLDAIEKALLSLEDDAWTTLKEHRDDFLSLSDDRIIGFLQEIGLAQPFEEIVNSDITEDEARFILGVIRSLSYLGRDNIVASREIISDEIKELKTMYSSQLSTLVSKGVTQEAIYNYIVDCYNYAMNSDDSRKNSDSDKDYEAFIYDVALTVVKRTEHDALEAIAKTSYEKTRAYMAAKYSDFAIIIENFDFEEVDGELLVSIRQFLTDKADGVQEYKDLNSLMEFMLEISKVFLK; from the coding sequence ATGCAGACAAAACTAAAGAAAGTTCTAAGCTGTTTAACCAGTGCATTTGTACTGGTTACAAGCCTGTTAAGCGGTGTGGCTGCTGTGCAGGCAGAAGCTGCCTCAAGCGGTGTACAAGCAGTTGTTCAGCCTTCAGACATAAAAGGACACTGGGCTGAGACACAGATTAGCAGTGGGGTTAACAGAGGGCTTATAAAAGGTTATGAAGATGGTACATTTAAGCCTGAAAACAGTATTACCAGGGCAGAATTTATGGCGATTGTCAATAGGGCTTTTGGCTATAGTGAAAAAGCTCAAATAAGCTTTTCAGATGTCTCTGCCAATGATTGGTACGCTGAAGAAGCAGCAAAGGCAAAAGCAGTAGAATACATTACCGGATATGACGACGGGAGTATGAAGCCCAATAACAAGATTACCCGTCAAGAAGCAGCAGTCATGCTGTCAAGGGTGCTGAAACTGGACAAGGCTCAGAATGCAGCGGTTCTGGATGTTTTTAATGACAAGCAGAATATTGCGGCATGGAGTAAGGATGCAGTAGCAGCCGTAGCAGAAAATGGATACATAAAAGGATACCCGGATAAGACATACAAGCCGGGCAATCCAATTACCAGAGCAGAAGCAGTAGTAATGCTGGACCGTGCCGTAGGAACGCTGTATAATCAAGCAGGTACTTACGGTCCTGAAGAAGGGAAACAGACCATAGAAGGAAATGTAACCGTAACGGGAGAAATAACATTAAGAAATATGGAAATCAAAGGCAACCTCTACCTGACCGAAGGAATAGGCCAGGGGAATGCAGCCTTGGATAATGTGGTGGTGCAAGGTACAACCCTTATCTGTGGCGGAGGAGAAAACAGTATTACCGTAAAGGATTCACAGCTTAAAAAAGTAAAGCTGGCCAAAAAAGACGGGAAAATAAGACTGGAGACTTCAGGCAATACCGTCGTTGAACAACTGTTGGTATTTGTCAAAGCAAAGCTTGATATACTGGGTGGTTCTATAGGAAAGCTGGAGATAGGTGATAAGGCAAAAGATACAGTTATCCAGATTGACAAAGCTGCTATGGTTGATACAATTACCTTTAATGCACCTGCTAGCGTAAAAGGCGAAGGAAAGATAAAAAATGCTGTCATTAACATAAATGGCGTTACCATTCAACAGCAGCCTGACAATGTTACCATTGGTGATAATTTAACTGCGTTCATCAATGGAAAGGAAGTAAAAGGAAAACAGACAGACAGCAGTTCGGGGGGCAGTTCTGGTGGATCCGGAGGGTCTTCTGATGGTTCCGGAGGGTCTGATACTACATCTATATCCATTACAAAGATTAACGATGTCAAAATAGTCTCCGGAACATCTAAGGACATTACGGTAACAACAAACCCCGATAGTGCTACAATAACTGCTACAGCTAGCGATGCTAATATTATAGGCTTATCGGTGAATGGCAGCAAAATCACAATAACCGCAAAAAAAGAAGGCGCAACAACTGTAACGGTAACTGCCCAAAAGAGTGGTTATACAAACGGTACAACCACATTTAATGTTGAGGTAGTTAAGTCCATGCTTCCTGCAAGTCATACTCTGCCGGATGTGTTGGATGCAATCGAAAAGGCGTTGTTATCCCTTGAAGATGATGCGTGGACTACTTTAAAAGAGCACAGGGATGATTTTCTCAGCCTTTCTGATGACAGGATTATCGGGTTCCTTCAAGAAATAGGTCTTGCACAGCCTTTTGAAGAAATTGTGAATTCCGATATTACCGAAGATGAAGCACGTTTTATCCTTGGGGTTATCCGTAGCCTTTCTTATCTGGGAAGAGATAATATTGTCGCGAGCCGCGAAATCATCAGTGATGAGATAAAAGAGTTAAAAACCATGTACAGCAGCCAATTGAGCACACTGGTTAGTAAAGGAGTAACTCAAGAAGCAATATACAACTATATTGTCGATTGCTATAATTATGCAATGAATAGCGATGACTCACGTAAAAACAGCGATAGTGACAAAGATTACGAAGCTTTTATTTACGATGTGGCATTAACTGTAGTAAAACGAACAGAGCATGATGCACTTGAAGCCATAGCAAAAACATCTTATGAAAAGACCAGAGCGTATATGGCTGCCAAATACAGCGACTTTGCTATAATAATAGAGAATTTTGATTTTGAAGAAGTTGATGGTGAACTGCTTGTAAGCATCAGACAGTTCCTGACTGACAAAGCCGATGGAGTTCAGGAATACAAAGATCTCAACAGTTTGATGGAATTCATGCTGGAGATTAGCAAAGTTTTTCTTAAATAG